Proteins encoded within one genomic window of Rossellomorea vietnamensis:
- a CDS encoding glycoside hydrolase family 38 C-terminal domain-containing protein: MKKRVYVVPHSHWDREWYFTIEDSNVLLAENLDHLLDVLETDEDYTGYVFDAQASIVEEYLKVRPENRDRMKQLVERKKLFIGPWYTQTDSLLVNKESITRNLLYGTKISKSFGHSMNCGYLPDIFGQNQYLPSIFKGFGIDNSVLQRGIYTDQLKGDLNFTWKSPDGETVNANNIYFGYGPGKFLEASEAYKEERLFPILEKLADMNQNSDLLLLPAGGDQVLVREHFPETIKKLNEDSEDYEFVLSDYETFMKDAWENGSDFTNVIEGELTATQKSRIHNTIRSQRYDIKKANYEVEHKILNILEPLAVIGQSLGLRYPQAWLDGMWKELFDVHAHDSIGGCNSDDTNRDIVQRLEKVNRIADGLLNILKKQMTEAISRKLGNDSIFVFFNTNASTFSGTVEAILFTKSDQFNVKKRDGEHLAIEAIDQEYISGGKKIVVTAEGEKQVEVPGYYRTVVMADVRDVAGLGYETYLVEEMNDGLNKLEESGTQTVENEHVKVEFAQGNLTLTEKDNGTVISNLLRFENVGDAGDSYDFSPLEGDQPLWMEKGELLSVEAGVLSQKIMVKHEALVPGNLEDRQGEINSESLVIITTIELRKQEKFVRVQHTINNAVEDHRVRVRLNTGVKQPQTTFADQGFGLIERSVDNPYMTGWKENGFAEAPVPIYSLENFAGVSTDSHTFAAVTRGIKEYEVVKETGELALTLFRSVGLLGKDDLMWRPGRASGINNKVVYTPDAQMKQKMVFEYALYVGDAEPVEMFGLTDQYVDRHASYQKQNLNTFEERLERFEIPYPVKEMDDQVSLLEMDNPSIVMSSCKRAYDDKSMVVRLFNPTETVQTVTLKHKFSKVSITNLAEEYQEDAETEIEVNPQGYLTLKLS, from the coding sequence ATGAAAAAGCGCGTTTATGTCGTACCTCATTCCCACTGGGATCGTGAATGGTATTTTACAATAGAAGATTCGAATGTGTTACTTGCAGAAAACCTGGATCATCTCTTGGATGTCCTGGAAACAGACGAAGACTATACGGGCTATGTATTTGATGCCCAGGCAAGCATCGTAGAAGAATATCTGAAGGTCCGCCCTGAAAACAGGGACCGAATGAAGCAGCTTGTGGAAAGAAAGAAGCTGTTTATCGGACCGTGGTATACGCAGACGGATTCCCTACTTGTCAATAAAGAATCCATCACTCGTAACCTCCTATACGGAACGAAGATTTCAAAGAGCTTCGGTCACAGCATGAACTGCGGGTATTTGCCGGATATTTTCGGACAGAATCAGTATCTTCCTTCTATTTTTAAAGGTTTCGGGATTGATAACAGTGTGCTGCAGCGCGGGATTTATACGGATCAGTTAAAGGGTGATTTGAACTTCACATGGAAATCCCCTGATGGCGAAACGGTGAATGCCAACAATATTTACTTCGGTTATGGACCGGGGAAATTTCTTGAGGCTTCAGAGGCGTATAAGGAAGAACGACTGTTTCCGATTCTGGAGAAGCTTGCTGATATGAATCAGAATAGTGATCTTCTCTTACTTCCGGCAGGCGGGGATCAGGTGCTTGTCCGTGAGCATTTCCCTGAGACCATCAAGAAGCTCAATGAGGACTCCGAGGACTATGAGTTTGTCCTTTCCGACTATGAAACGTTCATGAAGGATGCGTGGGAAAATGGGTCTGATTTCACAAATGTGATCGAAGGCGAACTGACGGCGACCCAGAAGTCCCGCATTCATAACACGATTCGTTCCCAGCGCTATGATATTAAGAAAGCCAATTATGAAGTCGAACATAAAATCCTGAATATACTGGAGCCATTGGCTGTCATCGGTCAATCTCTCGGTCTGCGTTACCCGCAAGCGTGGTTGGACGGAATGTGGAAGGAACTCTTTGATGTCCATGCCCATGATAGCATCGGCGGATGTAACTCAGATGATACCAATCGTGATATCGTCCAGCGACTGGAAAAGGTGAACCGGATCGCAGACGGGCTCCTGAATATCTTAAAGAAACAAATGACAGAAGCGATCAGTAGGAAACTCGGTAATGACTCCATTTTTGTCTTCTTTAATACGAATGCGTCTACTTTTTCCGGAACGGTTGAGGCTATCCTGTTTACGAAGTCTGACCAATTCAACGTGAAGAAACGTGATGGAGAGCATCTAGCGATCGAAGCCATTGACCAGGAATATATCAGCGGTGGCAAGAAAATCGTGGTCACAGCAGAAGGTGAGAAGCAGGTAGAAGTGCCGGGTTATTACCGTACCGTCGTGATGGCAGATGTGAGGGATGTTGCTGGATTAGGGTATGAGACGTACCTCGTGGAAGAAATGAACGATGGGTTGAATAAGCTTGAAGAGAGCGGTACTCAGACCGTTGAAAATGAACACGTTAAAGTGGAATTTGCCCAAGGGAACCTCACTTTGACGGAGAAAGACAATGGCACTGTAATCTCCAATCTGCTTCGTTTTGAAAATGTAGGAGATGCGGGAGATTCTTATGACTTCTCTCCTTTGGAAGGGGATCAACCTCTCTGGATGGAAAAGGGTGAACTGCTTTCTGTTGAAGCAGGCGTGCTATCACAGAAAATCATGGTGAAGCATGAGGCACTTGTTCCAGGGAATCTGGAGGACCGTCAGGGGGAAATCAACAGTGAATCATTGGTAATCATCACAACGATTGAACTTCGAAAACAGGAGAAGTTCGTTCGGGTCCAGCATACGATCAACAATGCAGTGGAAGATCACCGTGTACGGGTTCGATTGAATACTGGAGTGAAGCAGCCTCAAACTACGTTTGCCGATCAGGGCTTCGGGCTGATTGAGCGGAGTGTGGACAATCCGTATATGACGGGGTGGAAAGAGAATGGTTTTGCGGAAGCGCCGGTACCGATTTATAGTCTTGAGAACTTTGCCGGGGTTTCGACCGACTCTCATACATTTGCTGCCGTTACTAGAGGGATCAAGGAGTATGAAGTGGTGAAGGAGACAGGAGAACTTGCTCTTACTCTATTCAGAAGCGTCGGTTTGTTAGGGAAAGATGATCTTATGTGGCGTCCGGGAAGAGCATCGGGTATTAACAATAAAGTTGTCTACACCCCTGACGCGCAGATGAAGCAGAAGATGGTGTTTGAATATGCACTTTATGTCGGGGATGCAGAGCCTGTGGAGATGTTCGGGCTGACGGATCAATACGTTGATCGACATGCTTCTTATCAGAAACAAAACTTAAATACCTTTGAAGAGCGGTTGGAGCGTTTTGAGATTCCTTATCCGGTGAAGGAGATGGATGACCAGGTTTCATTATTGGAAATGGACAATCCTTCTATTGTGATGAGCAGCTGCAAGCGGGCCTATGATGACAAGTCGATGGTTGTTCGTTTGTTCAACCCGACGGAAACCGTTCAAACCGTGACGTTGAAACACAAATTCAGTAAGGTGTCCATCACGAATCTGGCAGAGGAATATCAAGAGGATGCTGAAACGGAGATTGAAGTCAATCCGCAGGGCTACCTTACATTAAAACTATCTTAA
- a CDS encoding alpha-amylase family glycosyl hydrolase: MTKQELVQNVEKRLRTIYGDDFKEEFLTSFTELLDKWSRYSWESAAPVSEENVYLITYGDSIYEEGKPTLSSLHTFLNEKVKGSVTDVHLLPMFPYTSDDGFSVVDYRQVDEKLGDWSNIEELSQDYRLMFDFVANHISKSSEWFQGYLKGEERYQEYFVPKDPSFDTSAVVRPRTSPLYHEYEGSDGVKTAWTTFSEDQVDLNFRHFPVLEETTDILLEYASKGGTSIRLDAIGFIWKESGTTSIHLPQAHEIIKLWREVMDYFKPNTQIITETNVPHQENISYFGDGTDEANMVYQFSLPPLVLFSLTTHNGEKLTEWAKTIDTVSDTATYFNFLASHDGIGMRPTEGILTEDDKQLLVNKVKENGGRVSYKANSDGSQSVYELNINYSAALVNQGEDTTEELEVKKMLAAHSILLSFVGVPAIYYHSLLGSHNDEAGVEASGINRRINREKLELGSILEELQTDSRRKGIFEGLQEMISIRQKESAFSPYAGQEVLELGGNVFGLKRFNEETGESILFVVNLDAKSVEVNLPHSGVDLVSGKEVSEVVELRPYEFMWVKQ, translated from the coding sequence ATGACAAAGCAAGAATTAGTACAAAATGTAGAAAAGAGATTGCGAACGATTTACGGGGATGATTTCAAAGAGGAGTTCCTGACTTCTTTTACGGAGCTTTTGGATAAATGGAGCCGCTACTCTTGGGAAAGTGCAGCACCCGTGTCAGAAGAAAACGTGTATCTCATCACATATGGTGACAGTATTTATGAAGAGGGCAAGCCCACGCTTTCCTCTCTTCACACCTTCTTAAATGAAAAGGTGAAGGGTTCTGTTACGGATGTCCACTTGCTGCCGATGTTTCCTTATACGTCCGATGATGGATTCTCTGTCGTGGACTATCGTCAAGTGGATGAGAAGCTCGGTGATTGGTCGAACATTGAAGAGCTGTCTCAGGATTACCGCTTAATGTTTGATTTTGTAGCCAATCATATTTCGAAATCGAGTGAATGGTTCCAAGGGTATCTAAAGGGTGAAGAGAGATATCAGGAATACTTCGTTCCGAAAGATCCTTCTTTTGACACGAGTGCCGTGGTCCGTCCCCGCACTTCGCCTTTGTATCATGAATACGAAGGAAGTGACGGCGTGAAAACGGCTTGGACGACCTTCAGTGAAGACCAGGTTGACTTGAATTTCCGCCACTTCCCGGTATTAGAGGAAACAACGGATATATTACTGGAGTATGCAAGTAAAGGCGGGACAAGCATTCGCCTGGATGCCATCGGGTTCATCTGGAAGGAATCAGGCACCACTTCCATCCATTTGCCACAGGCACATGAAATCATCAAGCTGTGGAGAGAGGTCATGGACTACTTCAAGCCGAATACGCAGATCATCACGGAAACCAATGTCCCTCATCAAGAGAACATCAGCTATTTCGGTGATGGAACGGATGAAGCCAATATGGTTTATCAATTCTCCCTGCCTCCATTGGTGCTGTTTTCACTGACGACGCACAATGGTGAAAAGCTGACGGAATGGGCGAAAACGATTGATACTGTTTCGGATACTGCAACCTATTTCAATTTCCTTGCAAGCCATGATGGAATCGGGATGCGTCCGACTGAAGGGATCCTGACCGAGGACGACAAACAGCTGCTTGTGAATAAAGTGAAAGAAAACGGCGGTCGTGTTTCGTATAAGGCCAATAGTGACGGCAGCCAGTCTGTCTATGAACTGAACATCAACTATTCGGCAGCCCTGGTCAATCAAGGCGAGGATACGACGGAAGAACTTGAAGTGAAGAAGATGCTGGCTGCACATTCCATCCTGTTATCGTTTGTGGGAGTCCCGGCTATTTATTATCATTCTTTACTTGGTTCTCATAATGATGAAGCCGGTGTTGAAGCATCTGGCATCAACCGCCGGATCAATCGTGAGAAGCTGGAGCTTGGCAGTATCCTAGAGGAATTACAGACGGATTCACGTCGCAAAGGGATTTTCGAAGGCTTGCAGGAAATGATTTCGATCCGTCAGAAGGAATCAGCTTTTTCTCCGTACGCAGGACAGGAAGTGTTGGAACTTGGTGGGAATGTATTCGGACTGAAGCGATTCAATGAGGAAACAGGAGAAAGCATCTTGTTTGTCGTCAATCTGGATGCGAAGTCTGTTGAAGTGAACCTGCCCCACTCAGGAGTTGATCTCGTGAGCGGGAAAGAAGTAAGTGAAGTTGTGGAATTACGTCCATATGAATTTATGTGGGTAAAACAATAG
- a CDS encoding glycerate kinase — MNVLIASDSYKDSLSAFEVGEAARKGILSACPSAYVENSPMADGGEGTLDALLTCLDGEEKEVEVHDPLMNLVVARYVVLNGDTAFIESARSSGLPLVPFEKRDPMKANTYGLGEQIKDAVQNGYRKIVISLGGSATNDGGAGMLQALGWTFYDGDGAELGVEGNPMLHAASFSDRERLPGLEECSFTIASDVTNPFYGEKGAAHIFGRQKGATTEGVLELDAGLVRLASLFKEAYGVDVQKVAGSGAAGGLGGSIVAALNGDLQSGVDTIIELTGLEEKVMESDIVFTGEGSLDQQSLMGKVPVGVARLAKKHGKRVIGLAGRIDTDLAEVNQYLDAVFSIQTECRSLEEALRSEVTSEQIRVTVEQVVRLLKK; from the coding sequence ATGAATGTTTTAATAGCATCGGATTCTTATAAGGATTCATTATCTGCCTTTGAAGTGGGGGAAGCAGCGCGGAAGGGGATTCTATCTGCCTGCCCATCCGCTTATGTAGAAAACTCTCCTATGGCGGATGGTGGAGAGGGGACCCTGGATGCCCTGCTCACTTGCCTTGATGGAGAAGAGAAAGAAGTAGAGGTCCATGATCCGTTAATGAATCTTGTTGTTGCCCGATATGTTGTTCTGAACGGGGACACGGCGTTTATCGAGAGTGCGAGAAGCAGTGGACTTCCCCTTGTTCCGTTTGAGAAGCGGGACCCGATGAAGGCGAATACGTATGGCTTGGGTGAACAGATCAAGGATGCTGTTCAGAACGGATATCGTAAAATCGTCATTTCCCTTGGGGGTAGCGCGACGAATGATGGTGGCGCCGGGATGCTGCAGGCTTTGGGATGGACGTTTTATGATGGGGATGGAGCCGAGCTCGGTGTGGAAGGGAATCCGATGCTTCACGCGGCTTCGTTTTCTGATCGTGAACGGTTACCCGGACTGGAGGAATGCTCGTTTACGATTGCGAGTGACGTCACGAATCCTTTTTATGGAGAGAAAGGTGCTGCTCATATTTTTGGCAGGCAGAAGGGGGCCACAACTGAAGGGGTTCTTGAGCTTGATGCCGGGTTGGTGAGGCTTGCGTCCCTATTTAAAGAAGCATATGGTGTTGACGTTCAAAAGGTAGCCGGATCTGGAGCTGCCGGAGGACTCGGTGGAAGTATCGTGGCCGCTTTAAATGGTGATCTTCAATCAGGCGTGGACACGATTATAGAACTTACGGGGTTGGAAGAGAAAGTAATGGAGTCGGATATTGTTTTTACCGGTGAAGGAAGTCTCGATCAGCAATCATTAATGGGGAAAGTACCTGTTGGGGTTGCGCGACTTGCGAAGAAGCACGGTAAGAGAGTGATCGGGCTTGCGGGTCGGATCGATACGGATTTGGCTGAGGTGAATCAGTATCTCGATGCGGTGTTTTCGATTCAGACGGAATGCCGGTCGCTGGAGGAAGCCTTGAGGAGTGAGGTTACGAGTGAACAGATCCGGGTGACGGTGGAGCAGGTTGTGCGATTATTGAAGAAATAA
- a CDS encoding glycoside hydrolase family 32 protein encodes MTKYTEPKYKTLHEAEANELEILKEKVAASIWKPAFHIHPEHGLLNDPNGLAYFNGTYHVFYQWFPFGSYHGMKHWAHVKSDNLVEWEQQPTALVPIEDYESHGAYSGASIEVDGKLYLYYTGNIKYSAEERSANQCLAIMEKDGQVRKYDHNPIIEGVPAGYTGHVRDPKVFKKGNIYYMMLGAQREDKTGAIIVYESKDALDWSFKGELRLDLDLPESCYMLECPDYFKINGQDVLVVSPQGLEAKHHDYQNLYNVIYALGKLDIENLTFDVTDYQELDKGFDFYAPQTFEGKSHERLMFGWAGMAEVEYPTDKEDWAHCLTLPRKLDIVNGLLVQKPATELKQLRSKSHSGSLTLDKDSTNLHSGFRSFELEASIESHGADSFGLELFSSETEGLVLAFDRSNQTVTLNRENFHSSFDKQNGLVRSAELSIGDSVKLQVFCDRSIAEIFINDGEVVFTTRVFPIEQSTGVKLFTDKELTCSYAIHQMKSTNSL; translated from the coding sequence ATGACAAAATATACCGAACCGAAATATAAAACCCTCCACGAAGCAGAAGCAAACGAGTTGGAAATCCTTAAAGAAAAAGTGGCAGCATCCATTTGGAAACCCGCTTTCCATATCCATCCGGAACACGGTCTCTTAAATGATCCCAATGGTCTTGCCTACTTCAATGGTACGTATCATGTCTTCTACCAGTGGTTTCCGTTCGGATCATACCACGGGATGAAGCACTGGGCCCATGTGAAGTCCGATAATCTGGTAGAGTGGGAACAGCAGCCCACAGCCCTTGTCCCTATTGAGGATTATGAATCACACGGTGCCTATTCCGGAGCTTCCATAGAAGTGGATGGTAAGTTGTACCTTTACTATACCGGTAATATAAAATACAGCGCAGAAGAACGATCGGCCAATCAGTGTCTTGCCATCATGGAAAAGGATGGACAAGTCCGGAAATATGATCATAATCCGATCATCGAGGGTGTCCCGGCTGGATACACCGGTCATGTCCGTGACCCCAAAGTGTTTAAAAAAGGGAACATATATTACATGATGCTCGGGGCTCAACGCGAAGATAAAACCGGAGCGATCATTGTATATGAATCGAAGGATGCCCTGGACTGGTCCTTTAAGGGAGAGTTGAGACTGGACCTGGATTTACCGGAATCCTGCTATATGCTGGAGTGCCCTGATTACTTTAAGATCAATGGTCAAGACGTGCTCGTAGTCTCACCACAGGGGCTTGAAGCCAAACACCACGACTATCAAAATCTTTACAATGTGATATACGCACTTGGCAAACTGGACATCGAAAACCTTACATTCGACGTGACCGATTATCAGGAATTGGACAAGGGCTTCGACTTTTATGCTCCTCAAACATTCGAAGGAAAAAGCCATGAACGGTTAATGTTCGGCTGGGCCGGTATGGCCGAAGTGGAATATCCAACCGACAAAGAGGATTGGGCCCACTGCCTTACACTTCCCAGGAAGCTTGATATCGTGAACGGCCTTCTCGTTCAAAAGCCGGCTACTGAATTGAAGCAGCTTCGAAGCAAATCACATTCAGGGAGCCTGACGTTGGATAAAGACTCAACCAATCTCCATTCCGGTTTCCGTTCATTTGAGTTGGAAGCATCCATCGAATCCCATGGAGCAGACTCTTTCGGGCTGGAACTCTTCTCATCGGAAACAGAGGGACTTGTCTTAGCATTTGATCGTTCGAACCAAACGGTGACGTTGAATCGCGAGAATTTCCATTCCTCATTTGATAAGCAAAATGGTTTGGTGCGAAGTGCTGAGCTCAGCATCGGGGACAGCGTTAAACTACAGGTATTCTGTGACAGAAGCATCGCCGAAATTTTTATCAATGACGGTGAAGTGGTCTTTACAACAAGGGTCTTCCCCATAGAGCAATCAACCGGAGTCAAACTGTTCACCGATAAAGAACTAACCTGCAGCTACGCGATCCATCAAATGAAGAGTACGAACTCACTTTAG
- a CDS encoding sucrose-specific PTS transporter subunit IIBC: MSDNRKIAEDILSGVGGEENILSVAHCATRLRIMVKDKEKIDQAAIENTEKVKGAFFNSGQYQIILGTGTVNRIYEEVRQLGVAGSTKAEQSKEAVKSGNGFQRAIRTFGDVFVPIIPVLVATGLFMGLRGLVLQEQILAIFGMTPDDISQNFILFTQILTDTAFIFLPALVAWSTFRVFGGTPIVGMVLGLMLVSPALPNAWGVAGGDVQPLEFLGFIPVVGYQGSVLPAFIAGILGAKLERQIRKWTPEALDLIITPFLTLLIMITLALFVIGPIFHSLENVILDGTVAVLEWPFGISGLIIGGINQIIVVTGIHHIFNLLEIQLLAKFGNNPYNAIITCSIAAQGGAALAVGLKTKSKKLKALALPSSLSAFLGITEPAIFGVNLRYGKPFIMGLIGGAAGGFIASLMGLKATGMAITVIPGMLLYLNGQILQYLFINLVAIGVAFVLTWMFGYSDKKNLETGK; this comes from the coding sequence ATGTCTGATAACAGAAAGATTGCAGAAGACATTCTATCAGGTGTCGGCGGTGAAGAGAACATCCTTTCCGTTGCCCATTGCGCCACCCGTTTACGAATCATGGTAAAAGATAAAGAGAAAATCGACCAAGCTGCCATTGAAAATACGGAAAAAGTAAAGGGAGCATTTTTCAACTCCGGTCAATATCAAATTATATTAGGAACCGGCACGGTTAATCGCATTTATGAAGAAGTGAGGCAATTAGGAGTCGCAGGATCCACAAAGGCTGAACAATCGAAAGAAGCTGTAAAAAGCGGAAACGGTTTTCAACGTGCCATTCGTACATTTGGAGATGTGTTTGTACCGATTATACCCGTCCTTGTCGCAACCGGTCTGTTCATGGGATTACGGGGACTCGTACTACAAGAACAGATTTTAGCGATCTTCGGCATGACACCGGATGATATATCACAGAATTTCATTTTATTCACCCAGATCCTTACAGACACAGCATTTATCTTCTTACCCGCCCTCGTCGCCTGGTCGACCTTCAGAGTATTCGGCGGGACACCGATCGTTGGAATGGTCCTTGGACTGATGCTTGTGAGTCCAGCGTTGCCAAATGCCTGGGGGGTTGCAGGAGGGGACGTCCAGCCACTTGAGTTTCTTGGATTTATACCTGTAGTAGGGTACCAGGGTTCCGTCCTTCCAGCTTTCATCGCCGGTATTCTAGGGGCAAAGCTTGAGAGACAAATACGGAAATGGACCCCGGAAGCACTGGATTTAATTATCACACCCTTTCTTACGTTATTGATTATGATCACTCTCGCACTGTTCGTGATCGGACCTATATTCCACAGTCTGGAAAATGTAATCCTTGATGGAACAGTGGCTGTTCTGGAATGGCCTTTTGGCATTAGCGGACTTATTATTGGCGGGATCAACCAAATTATCGTTGTAACCGGGATTCACCACATCTTTAATCTCTTGGAAATTCAGCTTCTTGCCAAATTCGGAAACAATCCCTATAATGCGATCATTACTTGCTCGATTGCAGCACAGGGCGGCGCAGCTTTGGCAGTTGGATTAAAGACCAAGTCCAAAAAACTGAAAGCACTGGCTCTTCCTTCTTCCCTCTCAGCATTCTTAGGGATCACGGAGCCAGCTATCTTCGGAGTCAATCTACGCTACGGAAAACCGTTCATCATGGGGCTTATCGGCGGAGCGGCCGGAGGTTTCATTGCATCTCTCATGGGATTGAAAGCAACAGGGATGGCCATTACGGTTATTCCCGGTATGTTGCTATATTTAAATGGGCAAATCCTTCAATATCTATTCATTAACCTTGTAGCAATCGGAGTAGCCTTCGTCCTTACCTGGATGTTCGGATATTCGGATAAGAAAAATCTTGAAACTGGAAAGTAG
- a CDS encoding LacI family DNA-binding transcriptional regulator, producing the protein MITIKEVARRAQVSSATVSRMLNDSGYVSEEARDRILKVIEETGYVPSENAKSLRTKKTKVIGVVLPKLGSETTSRMVNGLDQVFAEKGYQILLANTNLNASKEIEFIRLLKSRDVEGIVLSATNTSGPLMDEVQKLKIPVVVVGQDLPDTPSVAFNEMMASKDMIEYFIEKKHEKIAFIGVSESDRAVGVLRKQGYLSAMEEHGLRIEEHWIQTAVFDVESGYQAMQNIMEHSKKRPTAVFAVTDRLAIGAMNYIKQAGLRIPKDIALAGVGASELSQYVTPSLTTVDFHYHKAGQEAANMILAQINQEDIPNDKMVLDYRLVKKDSV; encoded by the coding sequence TTGATCACAATCAAGGAAGTGGCCAGAAGAGCCCAAGTATCAAGCGCAACAGTATCCAGAATGTTGAATGATTCAGGGTATGTAAGTGAAGAGGCACGAGATCGAATTCTGAAAGTAATAGAAGAAACAGGATATGTTCCAAGTGAGAATGCGAAGTCACTGCGGACGAAGAAAACGAAGGTGATTGGGGTCGTCTTGCCGAAACTCGGTTCAGAAACGACGAGCCGGATGGTGAATGGGCTGGATCAGGTCTTTGCCGAGAAGGGTTATCAAATTTTACTCGCCAACACCAATTTAAATGCTTCTAAAGAGATCGAGTTTATCAGACTGCTAAAAAGCAGGGATGTTGAAGGAATCGTCCTTTCGGCTACGAATACGAGCGGACCATTGATGGATGAAGTTCAAAAGTTGAAGATTCCGGTAGTGGTCGTTGGGCAGGACCTCCCCGACACGCCTTCCGTTGCCTTTAATGAGATGATGGCTTCAAAGGACATGATCGAATACTTCATCGAAAAGAAGCATGAGAAGATTGCCTTCATCGGAGTGAGTGAATCGGACAGGGCAGTAGGAGTGTTAAGAAAACAAGGCTACTTGTCAGCGATGGAAGAGCATGGACTCCGGATCGAGGAGCATTGGATTCAAACGGCTGTTTTCGATGTGGAGTCCGGTTATCAGGCGATGCAGAACATCATGGAACATTCCAAAAAGCGACCCACAGCGGTATTTGCTGTGACGGATCGTCTTGCCATCGGAGCCATGAATTATATCAAGCAGGCTGGGTTGCGGATACCTAAAGACATTGCATTGGCTGGAGTAGGTGCTTCCGAGCTCTCTCAATATGTCACTCCCTCCCTCACCACTGTTGACTTCCATTATCATAAAGCCGGACAGGAAGCAGCCAATATGATCCTGGCTCAGATCAATCAAGAAGACATACCGAACGATAAAATGGTATTGGACTATAGACTAGTAAAAAAAGATAGTGTATAA
- a CDS encoding alpha/beta hydrolase-fold protein has protein sequence MNASLEECVITSRYLRRDQRYYIHEYKRGHEETVDVLFVQDGMDYVEHGEILPTLETILENTKSHHVVLVLVPPSSSEERYHFYHPKGKQHESYVQFFNKELLRDIRRRFTSNGKTLRKIGLLGDSLGAAVSMGIACDSPESWSHMLLQSGAFTDFHGVKVRNLQKTDWFVYQVVGRGEESVIYPLTGETLPILSFNRILHNQLQSITDTITYCEEDEQHLWDFWRRDLPRALNYFIDTNTKGERDEHNV, from the coding sequence TTGAATGCAAGCTTGGAAGAATGCGTGATTACCAGCCGGTATTTACGCCGTGATCAACGATACTACATCCATGAGTACAAAAGGGGTCATGAAGAGACAGTCGATGTTTTATTTGTTCAGGATGGAATGGATTATGTGGAGCATGGAGAGATTCTCCCGACACTTGAAACGATTCTGGAAAACACGAAATCTCATCATGTGGTACTGGTGCTCGTACCTCCGTCCAGTTCAGAAGAACGCTATCATTTTTATCATCCAAAGGGGAAGCAACATGAAAGCTACGTCCAATTCTTTAATAAGGAACTTCTTCGGGACATACGTCGTCGATTTACCAGTAATGGCAAGACGCTTCGCAAAATAGGGTTGTTAGGGGATTCTCTTGGTGCAGCAGTCTCTATGGGTATAGCTTGTGATTCTCCTGAGTCGTGGTCACACATGCTACTACAATCCGGTGCCTTTACAGATTTTCACGGGGTAAAAGTTCGCAATCTTCAAAAAACAGATTGGTTTGTGTATCAAGTAGTAGGCCGTGGGGAAGAGTCCGTTATCTATCCACTTACCGGAGAAACTCTACCAATCTTATCTTTCAACCGGATTCTTCATAACCAACTTCAATCTATCACAGATACTATTACATACTGCGAAGAAGACGAGCAGCACCTGTGGGATTTTTGGAGAAGGGACTTGCCGCGGGCATTGAACTATTTTATTGATACGAATACAAAAGGGGAAAGGGATGAACACAATGTTTAA